The following proteins are encoded in a genomic region of Methylococcales bacterium:
- a CDS encoding PDC sensor domain-containing protein, producing MSKMSYINIIEKYDDHRDSIHYLLASILGCFANEKMFEQSYDELSSLLTSLCDHYPFISILYLLDEKGKQICPNISGTNFKNIPAIGEGIDRSRRSYYLAGVDSNIPVVTEP from the coding sequence ATGTCTAAAATGAGTTACATTAATATTATTGAAAAGTACGATGACCATCGTGATTCAATTCATTATTTGTTAGCCTCTATATTAGGTTGTTTTGCCAATGAAAAAATGTTTGAGCAATCTTATGATGAATTATCCTCATTACTCACCTCACTTTGCGACCACTATCCGTTCATAAGCATCCTTTACTTATTAGATGAAAAGGGTAAACAGATTTGTCCTAATATTTCAGGAACTAATTTTAAAAATATTCCTGCGATAGGAGAGGGAATTGATCGTAGTCGGCGATCTTATTATTTAGCGGGTGTTGATAGTAATATTCCTGTGGTCACCGAACCTTAA